A single region of the Thermococcus zilligii AN1 genome encodes:
- a CDS encoding chemotaxis protein CheC: MDYDKSIKELGDFEKSALLETFNIGASKAADTLSQMIGHPVSITVPGLEVIPIKVLPEKVGEDVKVAVYVGLGKEFSGHAFFILDFDDACALFDLMTMQEPGTTKEINEMVQSAVMEMGNILISAYANALSEFLGLTIEQTPPEMAIDFLPAVLDFALADIGQHCDYTILLGTTISVEGLEFKEHFFILPKPEDMVKVIEKLTGGMV; the protein is encoded by the coding sequence GTGGATTATGATAAGAGCATAAAAGAACTCGGGGATTTCGAGAAGAGCGCCCTGCTTGAGACCTTTAACATAGGCGCTTCAAAGGCCGCGGACACACTGAGCCAGATGATCGGCCACCCGGTCAGCATAACTGTCCCAGGCCTGGAAGTGATCCCAATAAAAGTCCTCCCAGAGAAGGTTGGGGAGGACGTGAAGGTGGCAGTCTACGTCGGCCTTGGAAAGGAGTTCAGCGGGCACGCGTTCTTCATCCTGGACTTCGACGATGCCTGTGCCCTGTTCGACCTCATGACGATGCAGGAACCCGGGACGACGAAGGAGATAAACGAAATGGTTCAGTCCGCCGTGATGGAGATGGGCAACATACTCATCTCAGCCTACGCAAACGCCCTCAGCGAGTTTCTCGGACTGACAATCGAGCAGACTCCTCCAGAGATGGCGATAGACTTCCTTCCCGCTGTGCTCGATTTTGCCCTGGCAGACATAGGACAGCACTGCGACTACACGATACTGCTCGGAACGACCATAAGCGTGGAGGGATTGGAGTTCAAGGAGCACTTCTTCATCCTCCCCAAGCCCGAGGACATGGTCAAAGTCATAGAAAAGCTCACAGGGGGGATGGTATGA
- a CDS encoding chemotaxis protein CheW, which produces MEDMSQYIEEFLADARDRIDSISNAVLKLEDAVKEGDEEAKRESIDQIFRDAHTLKGTAATMGFMKLSETAHKMENLFDAIRNGVVEATPEVVDLVLEFIDAIESMVNNIEETGNEGEVDVDGLFEEADKLLKGYRREKKEPPREEKPEKRPPEREETKERKEEIPPSGEEGKEYLVKVVFHPDAQLRGVRAFLILSDLEEMGNVLETKPDRKVIEDGSADESELEFRIRTKVPPEEIKKIVTRHPEVKEAIVTPLGEETGKRAETAGPGKVTIRVVLQKEAPLKGIRSFLILQDLQKMGNVLETNPSPDAIQNGELIEGQYFEVVMVPSKPMGEIKAAILKHPDVESVAVGEEVALKGEESVAKEEAEKEEKPERKPEAKASQTVKQEKIKMSKLIKVDVSHLDKLMNLVGELVINRGRLEQIAERLGDRELLESLSTTSRLMAELQDEIMQMRLTPVEEVFNKFPRMVRELARKMGKEVEFIIEGADIEVDRTILDKLGDVLVHLLRNAVDHGIEPPEEREKLGKPRVGKVELIAKRERSHVVIMVRDDGRGIDPEKVKKKAIEKGIITPEQAAEMSREEAINLIFMPGFSTAEKVTDVSGRGVGMDVVQDVIKALNGSISVQTEVGKGTTFTLKLPISMAIVQALLIKVEDETYAIPINNILETLEVKMKDVKTIGGKEVIVLRGEIIPLISLNELFGLPHPEREEFPAIIVDFGAQKIALRVDELLHKKDIVIKSLGKALSNLKGFAGATILGDGSVVLIVDINSLLGGLGGGL; this is translated from the coding sequence CATGAAGCTCAGCGAGACGGCCCACAAGATGGAGAACCTCTTCGACGCCATAAGGAACGGTGTGGTGGAAGCGACGCCGGAGGTAGTGGACCTCGTCCTTGAGTTTATAGACGCGATCGAGAGCATGGTCAACAACATAGAGGAAACTGGGAACGAAGGTGAAGTCGACGTAGACGGCCTCTTTGAGGAGGCCGATAAACTGCTGAAAGGGTACAGACGGGAGAAAAAAGAGCCCCCGAGGGAGGAGAAGCCCGAGAAGAGACCACCGGAAAGGGAAGAAACCAAAGAGAGAAAAGAGGAGATACCACCGTCTGGCGAAGAGGGAAAGGAGTACTTAGTTAAGGTTGTGTTCCATCCGGACGCCCAGCTGAGAGGGGTAAGGGCTTTTCTGATACTGAGCGACCTTGAGGAGATGGGGAACGTTCTGGAGACAAAGCCGGACAGAAAGGTAATAGAGGATGGATCCGCCGATGAGAGCGAGCTTGAGTTCAGGATCAGGACGAAAGTCCCTCCGGAGGAGATCAAAAAGATTGTGACCAGGCATCCGGAGGTCAAGGAGGCGATCGTGACCCCCCTGGGGGAGGAAACCGGAAAGAGGGCAGAAACGGCTGGCCCGGGAAAGGTAACCATCAGGGTCGTTCTCCAGAAGGAAGCTCCCCTAAAGGGAATACGCTCCTTCCTCATCCTCCAGGATCTCCAGAAAATGGGGAACGTCCTCGAGACAAACCCTTCACCCGATGCCATCCAGAACGGCGAGCTTATTGAGGGCCAATACTTTGAGGTTGTAATGGTGCCCTCCAAGCCAATGGGAGAGATAAAAGCGGCGATACTCAAACACCCAGACGTTGAGAGCGTCGCCGTTGGAGAGGAAGTTGCTCTCAAAGGAGAGGAGAGCGTCGCCAAAGAGGAGGCCGAAAAGGAGGAAAAACCAGAAAGAAAGCCCGAAGCAAAGGCTTCCCAGACAGTCAAGCAAGAGAAGATCAAGATGTCCAAGCTCATCAAAGTCGATGTCTCCCACCTCGACAAGCTCATGAACCTCGTGGGCGAGCTCGTGATAAACCGCGGGAGACTTGAACAGATAGCGGAGAGGCTTGGTGATAGGGAGCTCCTCGAGAGCCTCTCCACGACGTCCCGCCTGATGGCCGAGCTCCAGGACGAGATAATGCAGATGCGCCTCACTCCTGTAGAGGAGGTCTTTAACAAGTTCCCGCGCATGGTGCGCGAGCTTGCCAGGAAGATGGGCAAGGAGGTCGAGTTCATAATCGAGGGGGCCGACATAGAGGTCGACAGGACGATTCTCGACAAGCTCGGCGACGTCCTCGTTCACCTGCTCAGAAACGCAGTAGACCACGGAATTGAGCCGCCGGAGGAGAGGGAAAAACTTGGGAAGCCAAGGGTAGGAAAGGTTGAGCTCATAGCCAAGCGCGAGAGAAGCCACGTCGTCATAATGGTGAGGGACGATGGCAGGGGTATTGATCCGGAAAAGGTGAAGAAGAAGGCAATCGAGAAGGGAATCATAACCCCGGAGCAGGCGGCGGAGATGAGCAGGGAGGAGGCAATAAACCTGATCTTCATGCCAGGTTTCAGCACAGCTGAAAAGGTAACCGACGTCTCCGGAAGGGGCGTTGGCATGGACGTCGTCCAAGACGTCATCAAAGCCCTCAACGGAAGCATAAGCGTCCAGACCGAAGTGGGCAAGGGGACGACCTTTACCCTTAAGCTCCCCATAAGCATGGCCATCGTGCAGGCCCTTCTCATCAAGGTGGAAGACGAGACCTACGCGATACCCATAAACAACATTTTGGAGACCCTGGAGGTCAAAATGAAAGACGTCAAGACAATCGGCGGCAAGGAAGTGATAGTCCTGAGGGGCGAGATAATACCCCTCATCTCCCTCAACGAGCTCTTTGGACTTCCACACCCTGAGAGAGAGGAGTTCCCTGCGATAATAGTGGACTTCGGAGCGCAGAAGATTGCCCTTAGAGTTGACGAACTACTCCACAAGAAGGACATAGTCATAAAGTCCCTCGGGAAGGCCCTGTCGAACCTTAAGGGCTTTGCCGGGGCCACGATTCTTGGAGACGGCAGTGTTGTTCTTATCGTTGACATAAACAGCTTGCTGGGAGGTTTAGGCGGTGGATTATGA